From the genome of Malus sylvestris chromosome 13, drMalSylv7.2, whole genome shotgun sequence:
ACCACTTTCAGAGCTTCTGGGGCCTGATAACAAGATCCCAAATTGCTGGACGAAGTAACCAGAGAAGCTTCAGTTGGCACTGCACTCGTTTGTTGCCTTTCTTGTGATATTTCTGTGGGGATTCGGTTGGATTGCAGTGTCGGGGACCCTCCAGCAATATTTGCAAGGCGTCCAAGTCCGAAATCAGAAATGTGGGGTTCCATGTTCTGTCCAAGCAGTATGTTATTCGGCTTCAAATCTCCATGGACATATTTCTTGGGGCTAAACTCATGAAGATAGACCAAGCCTTTTGCAATTCCTTTCATGATATTCAACCGAACAGACCACGATACTGGTGTAAATGATACCGGTCCTGGCTTTCCTAATGACAgaacaaaacaatcaaatcaacaaaaacaacacattTATAATTCTATTCGCAAATCTGAGTAAATACACCTACCATTAGCAAGAGAGTATAACAACCACCAACAAGAGTATGAGTAACCAAAATAGACAAGGAAAAATGGTAAGCTCACCGTGAATGGCGGTTGCAAGGCTGCCATTAGGAATATAGTCATATATGAGCAGCTTTTCATCAACAGACCAGTAATAAGCCCTCAGAGTAACCACATTAGGATGTCTTAGCTTTCCAATTGCTTCAACTTCGGTCTGAAATTCCTTGAATCTCTGGGAGCCCCCTTCGCCCAATCTCCTCACTGCTACTGTGATTCCTTCTTCAAGCACAACTTTGTAAACAATTCCAATTCCACTTTTTCCAAGAACAAAAGCAGACGCCTTAAGAAGCTCATCCAGATCAAATGCCACTAGTGTATCCAATGCCACTAGATCATAGTGCTCCATATTCTCCGATAAAGTCTCCGATTCATCTTTCCTGAAGCACAAGCACTCTTTCCTTCGCTTACCTCCCTTGTCATAACCATTTTCATCCTTAACCTTACTACAAACCCAAAACCTCGAATAACAATATGAGAAAAGCAGCCCAACAAGGCAAATGCCAATTACATCACTCACTATAATTGCAATGACAGCTCTTTTACTCAACCCTCTTGCTTTCCCACTCTTTCCAGCATTATCATCAGAATCCTGAGGGGGGGAGTTATCTGGCAGATACGGAATCGAGGATGGTGGACTAGCACCGGAAATTTCAGAAGAACAAGGGTTCTTCAATGGGGGGCCACAAAGATTAGGATTCCCAATAAAAGCAGTTGGTCCTCTGTTCATCAGAGCACCATTTTGCGGTATCGGACCACTCAAATTGTTGTAAGTAAGATCAATGTAAACCTTCTCAGGAAGATTTCCAAGGCTTGCTGGGATTGCACCCGAAAACAGATTATGAGACA
Proteins encoded in this window:
- the LOC126597497 gene encoding receptor protein kinase-like protein ZAR1, with amino-acid sequence MFYNLVLVLLLLCNSHCLVDSLNDEGYALLSFKHSIAEDPEGSLSNWNSSDSNPCTWNGITCKDQRVVSLSIPKKKLSGSLPSAMGALSELRHVNLRNNMLYGSLPLELFQALGLQSLVLYGNSLSGSVPNVIGKLIYLQSLDLSENLFNGSLPSSIIQCKRLRTIDVSQNNFTGFLPEGFGSSFVSLEKLDLSFNKFSGSIPSDMGNLSSLQGTVDLSHNLFSGAIPASLGNLPEKVYIDLTYNNLSGPIPQNGALMNRGPTAFIGNPNLCGPPLKNPCSSEISGASPPSSIPYLPDNSPPQDSDDNAGKSGKARGLSKRAVIAIIVSDVIGICLVGLLFSYCYSRFWVCSKVKDENGYDKGGKRRKECLCFRKDESETLSENMEHYDLVALDTLVAFDLDELLKASAFVLGKSGIGIVYKVVLEEGITVAVRRLGEGGSQRFKEFQTEVEAIGKLRHPNVVTLRAYYWSVDEKLLIYDYIPNGSLATAIHGKPGPVSFTPVSWSVRLNIMKGIAKGLVYLHEFSPKKYVHGDLKPNNILLGQNMEPHISDFGLGRLANIAGGSPTLQSNRIPTEISQERQQTSAVPTEASLVTSSSNLGSCYQAPEALKVVKPSQKWDVYSYGVILLEMITGRLPIVQVGSAEMDLVHWIQLNIEEKKPLLDVLDPNLMQDVDKEEEIIAVLKIAMACVHSSPERRPIMRHISDALDRLATSAV